The Manis javanica isolate MJ-LG chromosome 4, MJ_LKY, whole genome shotgun sequence genome contains a region encoding:
- the GADD45A gene encoding growth arrest and DNA damage-inducible protein GADD45 alpha, which produces MTLEEFSSGEQKTERMDKVGDALEEVLSKALSQRTITVGVYEAAKLLNVDPDNVVLCLLAADEDDDRDVALQIHFTLIQAFCCENDINILRVSNPGRLAELLLLQTDAGPASSEGAEQPPDLHCVLVTNPHSSQWKDPALSQLICFCRESRYMDQWVPVINLPER; this is translated from the exons ATGACTTTGGAGGAATTCTCGTCTGGAGAGCAGAAGACCGAAAG GATGGATAAGGTAGGGGATGCCCTCGAGGAAGTGCTCAGCAAAGCCCTGAGTCAGCGCACCATTACAGTCGGGGTGTACGAGGCGGCCAAGCTGCTCAACGT CGACCCTGATAACGTGGTGCTGTGCCTGCTGGCGGCGGACGAGGACGACGACAGGGACGTGGCTCTGCAGATTCACTTCACCCTGATCCAGGCGTTCTGCTGCGAGAACGACATCAACATCCTACGCGTCAGCAACCCGGGCCGGCTTGCTGAGCTGCTGCTCCTGCAGACGGACGCGGGCCCCGCGTCGAGCGAGGGCGCCGAGCAGCCCCCGGACCTGCACTGCGTGTTGGTGACG AATCCACATTCATCGCAATGGAAGGATCCCGCCTTAAGTCAACTTATTTGTTTTTGCCGGGAAAGTCGCTACATGGATCAGTGGGTGCCAGTGATTAATCTCCCTGAACGGTGA